The Vicia villosa cultivar HV-30 ecotype Madison, WI linkage group LG1, Vvil1.0, whole genome shotgun sequence genome includes a region encoding these proteins:
- the LOC131610550 gene encoding uncharacterized protein LOC131610550 gives MKAFSFNGFSFLLIVFGFLLSLSSVSALSSTGSVNHPIKFFIGGGGEVNLGSWQNKATEMAPAPGPRGDNTLILAANRTKRPDILRGFHRYHGGWDISNQHYWASVGFTGATGFVLAVLWFISFGLALVIHLCCGWGFNIKDKGSNRSQRICLILLLVFTFAASTGCILLSVGQNKFHGEALDTLHFFVNQSDYAVETLRNVTEYLSLAKTISVNQIILPSDILNDIDKLNVDLNTAADTLSEKTNENSVKIKRVFNYVRSALFVMAGVILVLALTGLVLSLLGYQHAILLFVITGWLLVATTFILCGVFMILNNTISDTCMAMGEWVENPHRESALSDVLPCVDQRTTNKTLIQSKQVVTNIASIVNTAIYTSANVNVTQGNPGFYNQSGPSMPTLCYPFDGQLRERQCTNQEVSSENASMVWKNYVCEVSESGICTTVGRVTPEIYSQLAAAANESYALEHYAPLLLSLQNCNFVRDAFTGITSSYCPPLIHYLKVINVGLGLISVGVLLCLVLWILYANRPQRGEVFATLSLEKIKNRFNKNQNSRVLALPNASSVV, from the exons ATGAAGGCTTTTTCCTTCAATGGGTTTTCGTTTTTGTTGATAGTTTTTGGTTTTTTACTGTCTTTGAGCTCGGTTTCAGCTTTATCTTCAACTGGGTCGGTTAATCACCCCATCAAGTTTTTTATAG GAGGTGGAGGAGAAGTGAATTTGGGTTCATGGCAAAACAAAGCTACAGAAATGGCTCCAGCACCGGGGCCTCGAGGTGATAATACTCTTATTCTGGCGGCGAATAGGACTAAAAGGCCTGATATTCTTCGTGGATTTCATCGTTATCATGGTGGTTGGGATATTTCAAATCAGCATTATTGGGCT TCGGTTGGCTTCACTGGTGCCACGGGTTTCGTTCTTGCTGTGTTATGGTTCATCTCATTTGGCTTGGCACTTGTGATTCATCTGTGCTGTGGATGGGGGTTTAACATCAAGGACAAAGGATCTAATCGTTCGCAAAGGATTTGTCTTATATTGCTTTTAGTATTCACCTTTGCTGCATC GACTGGATGTATCCTCCTTTCTGTTGGGCAGAATAAGTTCCACGGCGAGGCCTTGGATACCCTCCATTTTTTTGTCAATCAATCAGACTATGCGGTGGAGACTCTAAGAAATGTCACAGAGTATCTCTCCCTTGCAAAAACTATCAGTGTCAACCAGATAATTCTTCCATCCGATATCCTCAATGATATTGATAAGTTGAACGTGGATCTTAACACTGCAGCAGATACACTTTCCGAGAAGACAAATGAAAATTCTGTTAAGATTAAAAGAGTATTCAATTATGT GCGCTCTGCGTTGTTTGTTATGGCAGGAGTGATTCTCGTTTTGGCTTTAACTGGATTAG TCTTGTCTCTCCTTGGATATCAACATGCAATCCTCTT ATTTGTTATCACTGGATGGTTACTGGTTGCAACCACATTCATTCTTTGCGGAGTGTTCATGATCCTTAACAA CACAATTTCTGATACATGCATGGCTATGGGAGAATGGGTAGAAAATCCACACAGAGAATCTGCTCTTAGCGACGTCCTTCCGTGTGTTGATCAGAGAACCACAAACAAAACACTTATTCAAAGCAAACAAGTTGTCACCAATATTGCAAGTATTGTCAATACAGCCATCTATACCAGTGCAAACGTAAATGTAACACAAGGTAATCCGGGTTTTTACAATCAGTCTGGGCCTTCAATGCCGACACTATGCTATCCCTTTGACGGTCAACTTCGAGAACGCCAATGTACAAACCAAGAAGTTTCTTCTGAGAATGCTTCAATG GTATGGAAGAATTATGTATGTGAGGTATCTGAATCGGGTATATGCACTACAGTTGGCAGGGTGACCCCAGAGATTTACTCGCAGTTAGCAGCTGCAGCTAACGAAAGCTATGCATTAGAACATTATGCACCACTTTTACTAAGCCTTCAGAATTGCAATTTTGTCAGGGATGCGTTCACTGGAATCACTTCAAGTTACTGTCCTCCATTAATTCATTACCTTAAGGTTATTAATGTAGGACTGGGACTCATTTCAGTTGGTGTTCTGCTCTGCCTTGTTCTATGGATACTCTATGCAAACCGCCCCCAAAGGGGAGAAGTGTTTGCgacactatccttagaaaaaattAAGAACAGATTTAACAAGAACCAAAACAGCAGAGTTTTAGCATTGCCAAATGCAAGTAGTGTAGTCTAG